One Brassica oleracea var. oleracea cultivar TO1000 chromosome C7, BOL, whole genome shotgun sequence genomic window carries:
- the LOC106302576 gene encoding uncharacterized protein LOC106302576: MLLDTVGKTIIGSNDVELWDGSFDEIEDPEILPQPIRDLVGKSFCFGLAITSDNVTNGSDTLKVSELPGIDHINENSSEDFSTSSNKRKEDERDQMDMTFASRS; encoded by the exons ATGCTTCTTGACACTGTAGGGAAAACAATTATTGGTAGCAATGATGTTGAACTTTGGGATGGTTCGTTTGATGAG ATTGAAGACCCAGAAATACTTCCTCAGCCTATTCGAGACTTGGTTGGGAAATCTTTTTGTTTTGGTCTAGCCATAACCAGTGACAATGTAACAAATGGATCAGACACTCTTAAGGTCTCTGAG CTTCCTGGGATTGATCATATCAATGAGAACTCATCTGAAGATTTTTCCACCTCAAGTAACAAGCGTAAGGAAGATGAGCGTGATCAAATGGACATGACATTTGCATCAAGATCATAA